The following proteins come from a genomic window of Hydractinia symbiolongicarpus strain clone_291-10 chromosome 2, HSymV2.1, whole genome shotgun sequence:
- the LOC130629644 gene encoding uncharacterized protein LOC130629644 isoform X2 encodes MVTQRKLSIRKGMTERQVKRRRRINHMIDAILNESHIKPIECPYQCGEFGHPDEIIKHKKNCPNQFVDCSFYLAGCHAQMMRKDVAKHNTACKEIHELFKRIDALESFLINIKTETFALWNRFHVMDRMFLKFTKWMAATAVS; translated from the exons ATGGTGACACAAAGAAAATTAAGTATTCGTAAGGGCATGACCGAAAGACAAGTCAAAAGAAGACGACGCATTAACCATATGATTGACGCCATTTTAAAT GAATCACACATTAAACCAATTGAATGCCCTTACCAGTGTGGTGAATTTGGTCACCCTGACGAG ATCATCAAGCACAAAAAGAATTGTCCCAATCAATTTGTTGATTGTTCATTTTACTTGGCAGGGTGTCATGCGCAG atgatGCGAAAGGATGTAGCAAAACATAACACCGCATGTAAAGAAATTCATGAATTATTTAAACGTATTGACGCGTTAGAGAGTTTTCTCATAAACATAAAAACAGAAACATTTGCTCTGTGGAATCGTTTTCATGTTATGGAtagaatgtttttaaagtttaccAAATGGATGGCAGCTACAGCCGTGTCATAA
- the LOC130629644 gene encoding uncharacterized protein LOC130629644 isoform X1 codes for MFLNNIFNFIIRQFWLCIQYTIHTDDRSKFAKNSTHAGMVTQRKLSIRKGMTERQVKRRRRINHMIDAILNESHIKPIECPYQCGEFGHPDEIIKHKKNCPNQFVDCSFYLAGCHAQMMRKDVAKHNTACKEIHELFKRIDALESFLINIKTETFALWNRFHVMDRMFLKFTKWMAATAVS; via the exons atgtttttaaacaatatctTCAACTTTATAATCCGACAATTTTGGTTGTGCATACAATACACAATACATACAGATGACAG ATCTAAATTTGCAAAGAATTCCACACATGCAGGAATGGTGACACAAAGAAAATTAAGTATTCGTAAGGGCATGACCGAAAGACAAGTCAAAAGAAGACGACGCATTAACCATATGATTGACGCCATTTTAAAT GAATCACACATTAAACCAATTGAATGCCCTTACCAGTGTGGTGAATTTGGTCACCCTGACGAG ATCATCAAGCACAAAAAGAATTGTCCCAATCAATTTGTTGATTGTTCATTTTACTTGGCAGGGTGTCATGCGCAG atgatGCGAAAGGATGTAGCAAAACATAACACCGCATGTAAAGAAATTCATGAATTATTTAAACGTATTGACGCGTTAGAGAGTTTTCTCATAAACATAAAAACAGAAACATTTGCTCTGTGGAATCGTTTTCATGTTATGGAtagaatgtttttaaagtttaccAAATGGATGGCAGCTACAGCCGTGTCATAA